The following are encoded together in the Pseudomonadota bacterium genome:
- a CDS encoding response regulator yields MDRTKVLIVDDDERIANLAKIILDNMFEKGAVYNIKTAINGEEGYMVSLDFKPDIILTDIQMPGKNGIEMVRAIRQHSPEVKTIYMSGEWTKFQTPLQEEHTMHQACFLKKPFVISELTQLLCES; encoded by the coding sequence ATGGACAGAACAAAAGTGTTAATAGTCGATGATGATGAACGAATAGCCAATCTTGCTAAAATTATATTAGATAACATGTTTGAAAAAGGGGCTGTTTATAATATTAAAACAGCTATTAATGGCGAGGAAGGCTATATGGTTTCCCTCGATTTCAAACCTGACATTATTCTCACCGATATTCAGATGCCAGGAAAAAACGGAATCGAAATGGTCAGAGCTATAAGACAACATAGTCCTGAGGTGAAAACCATTTATATGAGTGGTGAATGGACCAAATTTCAAACTCCTCTTCAAGAAGAACACACAATGCATCAGGCTTGTTTTCTTAAAAAACCCTTTGTTATTTCCGAACTTACACAATTGCTTTGCGAATCTTAG